The Nostoc sp. CENA543 genome includes the window AGGGCTTGCCCACCTTGATGCTAGACTCCGACCCCCAACATAATCTCACCACCTATCTGGGGTTTGAGTTAGAACCCAACCAACCAACCCTATTGGAATTTCTCAAAAAAACAGTTGCACCAGAAGACTGCATTTACCCGACTCAAGACAACGACAACTTATTTCTTATCCCTGCCGACGACCAACTTGATACCGTACAAGATTATTTATCTAACAGTGGAGTGGGTGCAACCTTACTCAAACGACGATTGGAAGCCATCAGCAAAATATTCAAAGTCTGTATAATTGATGCCCCACCCCAGCGATCGCAAATTTGTTTGACAGTCATCGGCGCAGCAGATTTTTTGATTATCCCCGCCGAAGCATCAGTTAAAGGTTATGGTTCGCTAGTGCGGACACTGGACTTACTCAGTGGCTTGCAAGATGTCGGCGCAACGAATGCCCAAGTATTAGGTGTTTTACCCTTCCGCGACCGTTGGTTTGGGAACACCCAAGCCCAAGAAAGTCGGGCGGCTGTAGATGGAATGCGTGATGAAGTTGGCGAGGAGTTAGTTATACCCTCAATCCGTGAATCAGAACGCTACAAACAAGCCATCAACAAACGTACAACTCTCTCGCAGTTGGGGTATAACGACTTGGAATATCCATTTGAAATTTTAATTGAGAAAATTCAGGCTGCACTTGGGGGTAAATAATAATGTCAGATAACGTACTCAACCAACTACGCAACAAACGCAATCGTTCGACAGTTGAACCACGCCAGGATGCACTCGTTCCCAAAGTACAACCCGAACCCCAAACAGAAGAACAAAACTCACCACAGGAAACCAGCCCAGTACCAGCTACCGACAACCCAACTGCTACACCAGCAGACACAATCGCTGAACTCCAAGCCGAACTTGAAAAGTACCCCGAAACACGACGACATTCAGCGATCGTTTTAGAAAAAGACCTCGACCAAGAATTAACACGCTTTTGTAAAGACAGGGGAATCACAGTTGAGGTATTTCTAGAAGCGGCTTGGACTTTTGCTAATGCAGATAACGCACTTTTAGAAAAAATCACCACTGAAGCCAAACGCCGCTACGACCAACGTAAGCGAGTTGGTCAAATTAAGCGGTTAATAACTATGTTGAGTAATTCAGCTAAGTGATAGGATATCTGCCATAAAGTTTTAGTTTCTATTTTGACGTTAATTTAATTTCGGGCAGGTCTATAATATAACCTGATAGTTTCTGTCAAACATAGATATTTTCGT containing:
- a CDS encoding ParA family protein produces the protein MLTITVSSLSGGQGKTTTSLFLGRLLSRQGLPTLMLDSDPQHNLTTYLGFELEPNQPTLLEFLKKTVAPEDCIYPTQDNDNLFLIPADDQLDTVQDYLSNSGVGATLLKRRLEAISKIFKVCIIDAPPQRSQICLTVIGAADFLIIPAEASVKGYGSLVRTLDLLSGLQDVGATNAQVLGVLPFRDRWFGNTQAQESRAAVDGMRDEVGEELVIPSIRESERYKQAINKRTTLSQLGYNDLEYPFEILIEKIQAALGGK